A genomic window from Salvia miltiorrhiza cultivar Shanhuang (shh) chromosome 5, IMPLAD_Smil_shh, whole genome shotgun sequence includes:
- the LOC130985499 gene encoding uncharacterized protein LOC130985499 isoform X2, producing MEAEPSRVSSAEAVMLGALAPGVNGATWNTLKMAFLMLGVCLAAMLGLAFSSSDSSLIFHVAFLLLIAATLFVLLTGFLAETGLVSVEHQMQEIGLGNKDAAGYSSKKSI from the exons ATGGAGGCTGAACCATCGCGCGTCTCGTCTGCGGAAGCTGTCATGCTTGGAGCTTTGGCTCCTGGCGTCAAC GGTGCCACATGGAACACGCTAAAGATGGCGTTTCTGATGCTGGGCGTTTGCCTCGCTGCTATGCTGGGATTAGCGTTTTCCTCCAGCGACTCTTCCTTAATATTCCATGTCGCCTTCCTTCTACTCATCGCCGCCACTCTCTTCGTGCTTCTTACCGG CTTCCTTGCAGAGACGGGCCTTGTCTCAGTCGAGCATCAGATGCAGGAGATTGGCTTAGGAAATAAAGATGCAGCAGGATACAGTAGCAAGAAAAGCATCTGA
- the LOC130985499 gene encoding uncharacterized protein LOC130985499 isoform X1, giving the protein MEAEPSRVSSAEAVMLGALAPGVNGATWNTLKMAFLMLGVCLAAMLGLAFSSSDSSLIFHVAFLLLIAATLFVLLTGYSNFNSSLFLIRVEFANWASYVNYETYITMHSRCSVIFPSGNYSKFGYLLSVFACCQLSFF; this is encoded by the exons ATGGAGGCTGAACCATCGCGCGTCTCGTCTGCGGAAGCTGTCATGCTTGGAGCTTTGGCTCCTGGCGTCAAC GGTGCCACATGGAACACGCTAAAGATGGCGTTTCTGATGCTGGGCGTTTGCCTCGCTGCTATGCTGGGATTAGCGTTTTCCTCCAGCGACTCTTCCTTAATATTCCATGTCGCCTTCCTTCTACTCATCGCCGCCACTCTCTTCGTGCTTCTTACCGGGTATTCTAACTTCAATTCATCACTGTTTTTAATACGTGTGGAATTTGCTAACTGGGCATCATATGTTAATTATGAGACTTACATCACAATGCACTCTAGGTGTTCGGTAATATTTCCCAGTGGGAACTATTCAAAATTTGGATACTTACTTTCTGTCTTCGCTTGTTGCCAGCTTTCATTTTTCTGA
- the LOC130985498 gene encoding nonsense-mediated mRNA decay factor SMG7-like, with protein MEQHKSILEAANTEKQMLALIYTKGILHDDVLELYHQIRAVYEKILLNSNHLLELQEVEHHMWKLHYELIDEFRKRTRQRSHNGDNTRNNSPPDRINSQSSLDKGLEEIKSFLSQATEFYRNLIVKLRRTCGLPANVFLNNKDRWSSSIEPKKLHACQHTCHRLLICLGDLARYTEIIKKPDACEWSTAANYYLEATRTWPDSGNPHNQLALLATYVGDAFLALYHCIRSLAVKEPFPDAWRNILLLFEENRSTKLPSISIEMQLDFLNPSKRSYLQDTCLEKSGSPHNSKSEDLDSSICSEKFDLWPLLVRTISFLLIRSSLEEYPCTLASALHRLDTLLALDDTKLSLALEAYQRMDSSRRGPYRAIQVVSIFIFIVHSLAESLQQEDSTGKDDDHKHSALTPLAFAAILIFMGRLTERCLDTDISPLLPAVLVFVEWLAGALDTVLAYDADERVRNAMSYFLDALVDLSGRIVQFGNRTSLDHTALWEDHELRGFSPLNRVHEKMDFTSHLECLDDYSSGNEGRLQRIVDAAKRITTKSKISHDKVGRLLSNSEKTLDLPEQGEVETAASVSSHEADEEKPLPVEEEEVILFKPITRRNSAPLPGEPHLPTPSSDEWLRRATSLSAAEDADSFSFCSTTSNSGDNRPLKHPTGPPSLSGWVLSKESSSSSERDKEASGFSRPKLSPIDEIASTSFTGLCINDSRESEMASGHISTIVHYVTPVPSAPLLPDDATWLRGHEADGILGAAPLSQPSAVGSGFVNGYPPLLGMSSSEWLYHYRNSQNMNPIAMNAPPAFGAEVSSFELCDQWGNRLVTNPMVYWGSPEYYVGGEELEKREKVFVGYQRPFPYGCGVGMEVSHQQPPPLLHYLKERQRQLQPPSSHLRGPTFMGN; from the exons ATGGAACAGCACAAGTCTATCCTTGAG GCTGCTAATACTGAGAAACAAATGTTAGCATTAATCTACACAAAGGGTATTTTACACGATGATGTTCTAGAGTTATACCACCAAATCCGCGCTGTGTATGAGAAGATTCTATTGAACAGCAATCACTTGCTCGAGCTTCAAGAAGTTGAGCATCATATGTGGAAACTGCATTACGAGCTCATCGATGAATTTCGTAAAAGAACTAGGCAAAGATCTCATAATGGAGATAATACGAGGAACAATAGTCCACCTGACAGGATTAATTCACAGAGCAGCCTTGATAAAGGCTTGGAAGAAATCAAGTCATTCTTGTCTCAAGCAACTGAATTCTATAGGAATTTGATTGTCAAACTGCGAAGAACTTGTGGGCTCCCTGCAAATGTCTTCCTTAACAATAAGGATCGCTGGTCATCTTCCATCGAGCCTAAGAAGCTTCATGCATGTCAACATACATGCCATCGCCTCTTAATTTGCCTTGGGGATCTAGCTAGATATACTGAGATTATCAAGAAGCCTGATGCCTGTGAGTGGTCAACTGCAGCGAATTACTACCTAGAAGCAACCAGAACATGGCCAGATAGTGGGAATCCCCATAATCAG TTGGCTTTATTGGCAACATATGTTGGTGATGCTTTTCTAGCATTGTACCACTGTATAAGGAGTTTGGCAGTCAAGGAGCCTTTTCCCGACGCCTGGAGAAACATTTTGTTACTATTTGAAGAG AACAGGTCTACTAAGTTGCCATCTATTTCAATCGAGATGCAGCTTGACTTCTTAAACCCTTCCAAAAGAAGTTACCTGCAGGATACATGCCTTGAAAAGAGTGGTTCTCCACATAACAGCAAATCAGAAGACTTGGATAGCAGCATTTGCTCCGAAAAGTTCGACTTATGGCCCCTTCTTGTTAGAACTATAAGCTTCCTTTTAATCCGATCAAG TTTGGAGGAGTATCCGTGCACCCTTGCTTCTGCTTTGCACAGGTTAGACACTTTGTTGGCACTGGATGACACGAAGCTTTCTCTCGCTTTGGAGGCTTACCAGCGCATGGACTCATCCAGGAGAGGTCCTTACCGTGCTATTCAAGTTGTGTCAATATTCATCTTCATTGTTCATAGCCTTGCAGAGAGCCTGCAGCAAGAGGACTCAACTGGAAAGGATGACGATCACAAACATTCTGCACTAACGCCTTTGGCATTCGCTGCTATATTAATCTTCATGGGTCGCCTTACAGAGAGATGCCTGGACACGGATATTTCCCCACTTTTGCCAGCTGTGCTTGTATTTGTAGAGTGGCTAGCGGGAGCACTTGATACGGTGCTAGCATATGACGCTGATGAACGGGTTAGAAATGCTATGTCCTACTTTCTTGATGCTCTGGTTGATCTCTCGGGTCGAATTGTGCAATTTGGAAATAGAACATCTCTCGATCATACTGCTCTTTGGGAAGATCACGAGCTGCGGGGCTTCTCCCCGTTAAATCGTGTTCATGAAAAAATGGATTTCACGAGTCATCTGGAGTGCTTGGATGACTACAGTAGTGGAAATGAAGGCCGTTTGCAGCGCATTGTTGATGCTGCCAAACGAATAACGACCAAGTCCAAAATCTCTCATGATAAAGTGGGAAGATTGCTGTCTAATTCTGAGAAGACATTAGATTTACCGGAACAAGGAGAAGTGGAAACTGCAGCATCTGTTTCCAGTCATGAAGCCGATGAGGAGAAACCTTTGCCTGTAGAAGAGGAAGAAGTCATTCTCTTCAAGCCAATCACGAGACGCAACTCAGCGCCGCTTCCTGGTGAACCACACCTACCAACACCATCTTCTGACGAATGGTTGCGAAGAGCCACATCATTATCAGCTGCAGAAGATGCGGACTCCTTCAGTTTCTGCTCCACCACCTCAAATTCCGGCGACAACAGGCCACTGAAACACCCGACCGGACCCCCCTCCCTCAGCGGTTGGGTCCTCAGCAAAGAAAGCTCGAGCAGCAGCGAAAGAGACAAAGAAGCGAGTGGTTTTAGTAGACCAAAGCTAAGCCCTATCGATGAAATAGCTTCGACATCCTTCACCGGTCTCTGCATTAATGATAGCAGAGAGTCTGAAATGGCGAGCGGCCACATCTCAACGATAGTGCATTACGTTACACCAGTGCCATCAGCCCCCTTGTTGCCGGACGACGCCACTTGGTTGAGGGGACACGAGGCAGACGGCATTCTTGGTGCGGCGCCATTGAGCCAGCCGTCTGCAGTAGGTTCGGGGTTTGTTAACGGATACCCTCCGCTTCTGGGGATGAGTTCTTCTGAATGGCTGTATCACTATAGGAACAGTCAGAACATGAATCCGATTGCGATGAATGCGCCTCCCGCCTTTGGGGCTGAGGTTTCGAGCTTCGAGCTGTGTGATCAATGGGGAAACCGCTTGGTGACGAATCCGATGGTGTACTGGGGGAGTCCAGAATACTATGTTGGTGGTGAAGAACTAGAGAAGCGAGAGAAGGTGTTTGTTGGCTACCAAAGGCCATTTCCTTATGGATGTGGTGTTGGAATGGAGGTGAGCCATCAACAGCCGCCGCCGCTTCTGCACTATCTCAAGGAAAGACAGAGACAACTGCAGCCGCCCTCCTCTCACCTAAGAGGCCCTACTTTTATGGGAAACTGA
- the LOC130985500 gene encoding VQ motif-containing protein 4, translating into MERSSVIQESQNPSLIPSPNSSSSSTSTTTNGLRHSPSSIPITRSDPNNPYPTTFVQADTSSFKQVVQMLTGSTDAAAPARPEPFRSPIPPIKRKDKSSSKLYERRNSLKNFKISPLAPGLVNTRPAFLAGSPRPGTPEVLSPSILDFPSLVLSPVTPLIPDPFNRATNSKSNLNTLAEDKAIKEKGFYFHPSPANTPRDSEPRLLPLFPVTSPRLAGSSAAAAAADS; encoded by the coding sequence ATGGAGAGGTCATCCGTAATCCAAGAATCCCAAAACCCCTCACTAATCCCTTCCCCAAACAGCTCGAGCAGCAGCACTTCCACCACCACCAATGGCCTCCGCCACTCCCCTTCCTCCATTCCCATCACAAGATCCGACCCCAACAACCCCTACCCGACCACCTTCGTCCAGGCCGACACCTCCTCCTTCAAGCAGGTCGTCCAAATGCTCACCGGCTCCACCGACGCCGCCGCCCCCGCCCGCCCCGAACCCTTCAGAAGCCCGATTCCGCCCATCAAGAGGAAGGACAAATCCTCCTCCAAGCTCTACGAGCGCCGGAACAGCCTCAAGAATTTCAAGATCAGCCCTCTCGCTCCCGGCTTGGTCAACACCAGGCCGGCTTTCTTAGCCGGGTCGCCCCGCCCCGGAACACCCGAAGTTCTCTCCCCAAGTATTCTTGATTTCCCCTCGCTGGTGCTCAGCCCCGTCACGCCTCTCATACCCGACCCGTTTAATCGCGCCACCAATTCCAAGAGCAACTTGAACACCCTGGCGGAGGACAAGGCGATTAAAGAAAAAGGCTTTTATTTCCACCCCTCGCCGGCGAATACTCCGCGGGATTCGGAGCCCCGCCTTTTACCGTTGTTTCCGGTCACCTCACCTAGACTAGCCGGTTCatccgctgctgctgctgctgctgattcCTGA
- the LOC130985501 gene encoding uncharacterized protein LOC130985501 codes for MENSYSEESVNSFERKHCRHGECNLLRSFSTANPGRRFWRCRFGNLPGDCKYFVWYDEPFDGRAKAALLHCIRKSNVLVEKEQKVAAEKLQELKDDLEFKMHKYRVENRSLKKSLKETKCRLHSLCCVLIVTYVFMMLWILGGRVEFVSNTRRRLPM; via the exons ATGGAGAACTCTTACAGTGAGGAGTCTGTGAATTCATTTGAGAGAAAGCACTGCCGTCATGGAGAATGTAATCTCCTTCGATCATTTAGTACAGCTAATCCAGGTAGGAGGTTTTGGAGATGTCGATTTGGAAATTTG CCGGGTGATTGCAAGTATTTTGTGTGGTACGATGAGCCATTTGATGGAAGAGCAAAAGCGGCTCTACTACATTGCATACGGAAAAGCAACGTATTGGTTGAGAAGGAGCAAAAGGTTGCAGCCGAGAAACTTCAAGAATTGAAGGACGACCTAGAGTTCAAGATGCATAAGTATCGTGTTGAAAATAGATCATTGAAGAAGTCTTTGAAGGAGACGAAGTGTAGACTTCATAGTTTGTGTTGTGTATTGATTGTAACATATGTGTTTATGATGCTTTGGATTTTAGGAGGTCGAGTTGAGTTTGTATCGAACACCCGTCGTCGTCTTCCTATGTAA